The following are encoded together in the Thermostichus vulcanus str. 'Rupite' genome:
- a CDS encoding cytochrome c oxidase assembly factor Coa1 family protein, whose amino-acid sequence MSESPQKAGCAAPLRCCGCGCLGALAVLSLGLAGVGFLFWNGIRASGAFRSYQLAVEALKQDAAVVERLGEPLRPGWLSQLRFQESEEAGWVCLSFLITGSQRTGEVAVESERGMAGKDSVPRARTEWQLRDLQVRVDGDPNPIQVVGPDGRESRCEGEESEPEALPLPPETEV is encoded by the coding sequence GTGTCAGAAAGTCCTCAAAAGGCAGGATGTGCTGCCCCGCTGCGCTGTTGTGGCTGTGGGTGTCTGGGGGCGCTGGCGGTGCTGAGCCTGGGGCTGGCGGGAGTGGGGTTCTTGTTCTGGAATGGGATCCGCGCTTCCGGGGCCTTTCGCAGCTATCAGTTGGCGGTTGAAGCGCTGAAGCAAGACGCAGCAGTGGTGGAACGGCTGGGGGAACCCTTAAGACCGGGATGGCTGTCTCAGCTTCGCTTCCAGGAGAGCGAAGAGGCCGGTTGGGTGTGTCTTTCCTTTTTGATCACTGGATCACAGCGGACGGGGGAGGTGGCTGTGGAGTCGGAACGGGGCATGGCCGGAAAGGACTCCGTCCCGCGAGCGCGAACGGAATGGCAGTTGCGAGATTTACAGGTGAGGGTGGATGGGGATCCCAACCCGATTCAGGTGGTAGGCCCCGATGGGCGGGAATCCCGGTGTGAGGGGGAGGAATCCGAGCCTGAAGCCTTACCCCTGCCGCCGGAAACCGAGGTATAG
- a CDS encoding YcjF family protein, which translates to MRSVPYVRLLLLLALLAFFTGLLVWLIQSFLDLYYATRYHPILGGLLIAVLVLLLLVFLAASLYYLFLFRRHPSEKASEGSQRPALPENAADKRLVTQQNLAQLEAQMAQIQDQVARAALAERSALLAKHLAQPQLKVVVFGTGSAGKTSLVNALLGRRAGAVGATLGTTEAATLYEWSLPGIPEPVQIMDCPGILEIGPAGVMRESEARAQAEAADLLLVVVDGDLRQSEVDPLRQLIALGKRALLIFNKIDRYTPEEQQILLQRLRERVAPLISPQDVLMACAAPAPIQVGSQTWRPEADVAVVKDRIQAVLYAEGGSLALDNALLQSQQLGETAKRIIQAQLRQQAEQVIDRFQWIVTGVVFANPIPAVDLLAIAAINAQMVVELGSVYGCQMNLQQGRELALSLAKTLASLGLVEGAIQLTTGILATVAEVSVVGFLVTAPIQAASAGYLTRIAGKSFIEYFQRNQTWGEGGMQAVVKAQVQSTQKSGWLQDFVREASKRIFFQKD; encoded by the coding sequence ATGCGGTCGGTTCCTTATGTGCGCTTGCTGCTGTTGTTGGCACTGCTGGCTTTTTTCACGGGCCTGCTGGTTTGGCTGATTCAATCTTTTCTGGACTTGTACTACGCCACCCGCTACCACCCAATTTTGGGGGGGCTGTTGATCGCGGTGCTGGTGCTGCTGTTGCTGGTGTTTTTGGCGGCTTCCCTCTACTACCTTTTCCTGTTTCGTCGCCACCCAAGTGAGAAAGCCTCTGAAGGATCCCAACGACCAGCGTTGCCGGAAAATGCGGCGGATAAACGCCTGGTCACCCAGCAAAATCTGGCGCAGCTGGAAGCGCAAATGGCCCAGATTCAGGATCAGGTGGCCCGAGCAGCGCTGGCAGAACGGTCGGCTTTGCTGGCCAAACATCTGGCTCAGCCCCAGCTTAAGGTCGTGGTTTTTGGCACTGGGTCGGCCGGCAAGACCTCTTTGGTGAATGCGTTGCTGGGGCGGCGGGCGGGGGCGGTGGGGGCCACCCTAGGCACCACAGAGGCGGCCACCCTGTACGAGTGGAGCTTGCCGGGGATCCCGGAGCCGGTTCAGATCATGGATTGCCCTGGCATTTTGGAGATTGGCCCGGCGGGGGTGATGCGGGAAAGTGAGGCCCGTGCGCAAGCGGAAGCCGCCGATTTGTTGCTGGTGGTGGTGGATGGGGATTTGCGCCAGTCAGAGGTGGATCCCTTGCGGCAGTTGATCGCCCTCGGCAAGCGGGCCCTGCTGATTTTCAACAAAATCGACCGTTATACCCCCGAAGAACAGCAGATCCTGTTGCAGCGCCTGCGGGAACGGGTTGCTCCTCTGATTTCACCGCAGGATGTGTTGATGGCTTGTGCCGCCCCGGCCCCTATCCAAGTGGGATCCCAAACCTGGCGACCGGAGGCGGATGTGGCTGTGGTGAAGGATCGCATTCAGGCGGTGCTCTACGCAGAAGGGGGATCCCTGGCTTTGGACAATGCGCTGTTGCAATCGCAGCAGTTGGGCGAAACGGCAAAGCGGATCATCCAGGCTCAGTTGCGTCAACAGGCGGAACAGGTGATCGATCGCTTTCAGTGGATTGTGACAGGCGTGGTGTTTGCCAACCCGATTCCGGCGGTGGATTTATTGGCAATTGCGGCAATCAACGCCCAGATGGTGGTGGAACTGGGATCCGTCTACGGCTGCCAAATGAACCTGCAACAGGGGCGGGAACTGGCCCTCTCCTTGGCCAAAACCTTGGCCAGCTTAGGGCTAGTGGAAGGGGCTATCCAACTAACCACCGGGATTTTGGCAACCGTTGCCGAAGTGAGCGTGGTGGGGTTTCTGGTCACCGCCCCGATTCAAGCCGCCAGTGCTGGCTACCTCACCCGTATTGCTGGAAAAAGTTTCATCGAGTATTTCCAGCGCAACCAAACCTGGGGAGAAGGCGGTATGCAAGCCGTGGTCAAGGCGCAAGTGCAAAGCACTCAAAAATCCGGCTGGCTGCAAGACTTTGTTCGAGAGGCTTCTAAGCGTATTTTTTTCCAGAAGGATTAG